A single genomic interval of Clostridia bacterium harbors:
- a CDS encoding tetratricopeptide repeat protein: MKRKKVLSFNRDGDFHYKLAEKYFIRNDYINALKFYRKAVDKEPKNLDYKIRLATILTDMDFFHQSNNILFHIISKDLDCPYCYYLMGCNYLALSEYEKVIDCFYRYIELDPDGDYYDYVINILNVLETQQMIINEIKRVDDEYREMYTLISKGRKLMVEGEYSKAIKNMEKALDIDSSMIDVKNNLAIAYYYIFDINKAIEISRQVIEAQPDNLNACCNLSIFYNAIGQHESSEYFMRKAERLLKDESDIDYLYKFCVTSCKLECNELANKYLKTLAYQKPYDCIILHYLGVSYMRLKKFKKAIDCWDKIIRIKKHDSIALYYRNQAMEALKTGKAPKSLNYEYQVPEEEFIRRIKLINNLFSCSKNNFKRKWEQDAEIRDLLHWGLDLYNNDIKAGILNLLGNLDREQCEPIYKEFIKRPDERTKLKRIALEILSKKGAKGPYIAFMKGEYVEVKVCKRGKPARKAKKEDICNFIINSMKDRYEDLDSELIRELWKIVIKSRDNFKRPGNLNPDVLAAAFEYYYCREKGIQMTQKEIARYYKISVSTLSRRYRLLVKLIKGEEV; this comes from the coding sequence ATGAAACGAAAAAAGGTGTTATCCTTCAATAGGGATGGGGACTTTCACTACAAACTTGCAGAAAAATACTTTATTAGGAATGATTACATCAATGCCTTAAAGTTTTATCGAAAAGCGGTAGATAAAGAACCTAAAAATTTAGATTATAAGATTAGGTTGGCTACTATTTTGACTGATATGGATTTTTTTCATCAATCCAACAATATATTGTTTCATATAATAAGTAAGGATCTGGATTGTCCTTATTGTTATTATCTTATGGGGTGTAATTATTTAGCTCTTAGTGAGTATGAAAAGGTTATAGATTGTTTTTATAGGTATATAGAATTAGATCCTGACGGGGACTACTATGATTATGTAATTAATATCCTTAATGTATTGGAAACCCAGCAAATGATTATAAACGAGATAAAAAGGGTGGATGATGAATATAGGGAAATGTATACTCTTATCAGCAAAGGAAGAAAGCTGATGGTAGAAGGTGAATATAGCAAAGCTATCAAAAACATGGAAAAAGCCCTTGATATTGACAGTTCAATGATTGATGTGAAGAATAATTTAGCAATAGCCTATTATTATATATTTGATATAAATAAGGCAATAGAGATAAGCAGGCAGGTTATTGAAGCACAGCCGGATAATTTGAATGCGTGTTGTAATCTGTCTATTTTTTATAATGCAATAGGACAACATGAAAGCAGTGAATATTTTATGCGAAAAGCCGAAAGGTTGCTTAAGGATGAAAGTGACATAGATTATCTATATAAATTTTGTGTTACATCTTGTAAACTAGAATGTAACGAATTGGCCAATAAATATTTAAAGACCCTTGCTTATCAGAAGCCTTATGATTGTATAATTTTACATTATTTAGGCGTTTCCTATATGAGATTAAAAAAGTTTAAGAAGGCTATTGATTGTTGGGATAAAATAATTAGGATAAAAAAACACGACTCTATTGCACTGTATTATAGAAACCAAGCTATGGAAGCATTGAAGACAGGGAAAGCTCCTAAATCTTTAAATTACGAGTATCAAGTACCTGAAGAAGAATTTATTAGAAGAATCAAATTGATCAATAATTTATTTTCCTGTTCAAAAAATAACTTCAAAAGAAAGTGGGAGCAGGATGCTGAAATAAGGGATCTTTTGCATTGGGGACTGGATCTTTATAATAATGATATCAAAGCAGGAATATTGAATTTGTTGGGAAATTTGGACAGAGAACAATGTGAGCCGATATATAAAGAGTTTATAAAGAGACCAGATGAAAGAACAAAACTAAAGAGAATCGCACTTGAAATATTGAGCAAAAAAGGGGCTAAAGGTCCTTATATAGCATTTATGAAGGGAGAATATGTAGAAGTAAAAGTTTGCAAAAGGGGAAAACCAGCTAGGAAGGCAAAAAAAGAGGATATTTGCAATTTTATTATAAATAGCATGAAGGATAGATATGAGGATTTAGACAGTGAGTTGATACGTGAACTTTGGAAAATAGTAATTAAATCCCGAGATAATTTCAAACGCCCGGGAAATTTAAATCCAGATGTTTTAGCGGCAGCTTTTGAATATTACTATTGTAGGGAAAAAGGGATTCAAATGACACAAAAGGAGATTGCGAGATATTATAAAATAAGCGTATCAACTTTATCTAGAAGATACAGATTATTGGTTAAATTGATTAAAGGTGAGGAAGTATAG
- a CDS encoding cold-shock protein: MSTGKVKWFNSKKGFGFIEREDGDDVFVHYSAIDMDGFKVLQEGQEVEFDIVEGEKGLQAANVKSI, from the coding sequence ATGTCAACAGGTAAAGTTAAATGGTTTAATTCCAAAAAGGGCTTTGGATTTATTGAAAGGGAAGACGGAGATGATGTATTCGTACATTATTCAGCAATAGATATGGACGGATTCAAAGTTCTTCAGGAAGGCCAGGAAGTTGAATTCGATATAGTGGAGGGAGAAAAAGGACTGCAAGCAGCTAATGTAAAATCTATATAA